One part of the Candidatus Diapherotrites archaeon genome encodes these proteins:
- a CDS encoding DEAD/DEAH box helicase, giving the protein MTPPKRKKTIPRRTKTPRLPSSIPIKKKMSQTPSPISPPPLDESILVETDEPPLTFHAFGIPSDIIRSLDEHGYTIPTPIQHETIPLIQDGKDVLGQAKTGTGKTAAFGIPILQHVDPTIKSPQALIVVPTRELALQVKHEIQKIGKHTPAHVVAVFGGANMNAQITELKRGAHIVVGTPGRIMDFLRQKVLNLSRLRVVVLDEADKMLDMGFVDDIETILSYAPKERQTLLFSATMPSGIKKLARKHMRDFLEVNLSQDTLTVENIIQYFVNVDPKQRVSTLLGLVHQFDVTRGIIFCSTKRTVDWLAHQLERRRFPVAKIHGDMTQAQRERNLRDFKEGKFPLLLATNVASRGIHVEDISHVINFDFPEEYETYIHRIGRTARQGRKGIAVTFVTNMAQQQQLKELELLMNAKVHEIRAK; this is encoded by the coding sequence ATGACCCCTCCCAAACGGAAAAAAACAATCCCCCGCCGGACCAAAACCCCGCGGCTTCCTTCCTCAATACCCATCAAAAAGAAAATGAGCCAAACTCCATCTCCCATTTCTCCCCCTCCACTGGATGAAAGTATTCTCGTGGAGACCGATGAGCCCCCCCTCACCTTTCACGCTTTCGGAATACCCTCCGACATAATACGCAGTCTGGATGAACATGGGTATACTATTCCTACGCCCATCCAACACGAAACCATTCCCCTCATCCAGGATGGAAAGGATGTCCTCGGGCAAGCCAAAACGGGTACGGGGAAGACCGCCGCCTTCGGCATCCCTATCCTCCAGCACGTGGATCCAACAATAAAATCCCCTCAAGCCCTGATCGTCGTTCCCACGCGCGAACTCGCCCTGCAAGTGAAGCACGAGATCCAGAAGATAGGGAAACATACCCCCGCGCATGTCGTCGCTGTTTTCGGTGGCGCCAATATGAATGCGCAAATCACCGAACTCAAGCGGGGCGCCCACATTGTCGTCGGAACTCCTGGAAGAATAATGGATTTCCTCCGGCAGAAAGTGCTCAATCTCTCCCGCCTGCGCGTCGTCGTTCTGGACGAGGCAGACAAGATGCTCGACATGGGATTCGTGGATGACATCGAAACCATCCTCTCCTACGCCCCCAAAGAACGACAGACACTCCTCTTCTCCGCGACCATGCCTTCCGGTATCAAAAAGCTGGCGCGCAAGCACATGCGGGATTTTCTTGAAGTGAACCTCAGCCAGGACACTCTTACTGTAGAAAACATCATCCAATACTTCGTGAATGTGGATCCCAAGCAACGCGTTTCCACCCTTCTGGGGTTGGTGCACCAATTCGACGTGACTCGGGGGATCATTTTCTGCTCGACCAAGCGCACGGTGGACTGGCTCGCCCACCAATTAGAACGCCGCCGCTTTCCCGTGGCAAAAATACATGGGGATATGACCCAAGCCCAGCGCGAACGCAATTTACGAGACTTCAAAGAAGGGAAATTTCCCCTCCTCCTCGCCACGAATGTGGCGTCGCGGGGCATCCATGTCGAGGACATCTCCCATGTGATTAACTTTGACTTTCCAGAGGAATATGAGACTTACATCCACCGCATCGGAAGGACAGCGCGGCAAGGACGGAAAGGGATTGCCGTGACATTCGTCACCAATATGGCCCAACAGCAACAACTCAAAGAGCTGGAACTGCTCATGAATGCCAAAGTGCATGAGATTAGAGCCAAATAA
- the radC gene encoding DNA repair protein RadC, which translates to MKLQAWPPHLRPRERGKEEGFHVLSDAELLAILLRTGRKGKNAVELAHEVLRGCEGDLTRLQAGETDDLIQNGLGNVQAITVKAALELGTRMNTRHEIPRSRGDMEASIATRIRGLAHEVFYVIPLDRRDRALGNPVKISEGTRYAVMVEPRDVLRVAVQRNAARLVLMHNHPSQDASPSAQDLLLTKQILEGCAWIDVELADHLIVTREELFRMREEGLF; encoded by the coding sequence ATGAAGCTCCAGGCCTGGCCCCCCCACCTGCGTCCGCGAGAGCGGGGAAAGGAGGAAGGGTTCCATGTCCTTTCCGACGCCGAATTGCTGGCCATCCTTTTGCGCACCGGGAGGAAAGGGAAGAATGCGGTGGAACTGGCTCATGAGGTTTTGCGGGGATGCGAGGGAGATTTGACCCGTTTGCAGGCGGGGGAAACGGATGACCTCATCCAGAATGGATTGGGAAATGTCCAAGCCATCACCGTGAAGGCCGCGCTCGAGTTAGGCACCCGGATGAACACCCGGCATGAGATACCGCGCTCGCGGGGGGATATGGAGGCATCTATTGCCACCCGTATCCGGGGGTTGGCGCATGAAGTGTTCTATGTGATTCCCCTTGACCGAAGGGATAGGGCACTTGGAAACCCGGTGAAGATCAGCGAAGGGACGCGGTATGCGGTGATGGTGGAACCCCGAGATGTGTTGCGGGTGGCGGTGCAGAGGAATGCGGCGCGTCTCGTGCTCATGCATAATCATCCTTCCCAGGATGCCTCCCCTTCGGCGCAGGACTTGTTGCTCACCAAACAAATTTTGGAAGGATGCGCATGGATTGATGTGGAGTTGGCGGACCACCTCATCGTGACGCGTGAAGAATTATTCAGGATGCGGGAGGAAGGGCTGTTCTAA
- a CDS encoding AAA family ATPase, whose translation MVRKMVRPPRTRSPFILLITGTPGTGKTTHAAFLGKKLNAKVISEKTFTRRMELGKMNALTKEFEVNLQAYADALIHLIGETEKNLIIEGHVACEMNIPVDLVIVLRCDSKVLEKRLRSRGYSEVKIYDNVMAEENGYCLMRVRKNYSPKKIIIVQTHTPKKVVRTTIWNKLTRRQGGRFA comes from the coding sequence ATGGTACGAAAAATGGTCCGCCCTCCCCGGACCAGGTCTCCATTTATCCTCCTCATCACGGGCACGCCTGGCACCGGCAAAACCACGCACGCCGCTTTTCTTGGAAAAAAACTTAACGCCAAAGTCATATCAGAAAAAACGTTCACGAGACGAATGGAATTAGGGAAGATGAATGCCCTCACAAAAGAATTCGAGGTGAACCTCCAGGCGTACGCGGACGCCCTTATTCACTTGATCGGGGAAACAGAAAAAAATCTCATCATCGAAGGGCACGTGGCCTGCGAAATGAATATCCCAGTAGATTTGGTCATCGTGCTGAGGTGCGATTCAAAAGTATTGGAAAAAAGGCTGCGTTCCAGGGGCTACTCTGAAGTCAAAATATATGATAATGTCATGGCTGAGGAGAATGGTTATTGCCTCATGCGTGTGCGAAAAAACTATTCCCCCAAGAAAATTATCATTGTCCAAACCCATACCCCTAAAAAGGTCGTCCGCACTACCATATGGAATAAATTAACGCGCCGGCAGGGGGGACGTTTTGCCTAA
- a CDS encoding proteasome subunit beta has product MEKTQAPIKHTGTTTVGVKVKDAVVLAADMKATMGFFAGELEAKKVFKLTDQIGVTIAGGMGDAQTLVRYLRSQAKLFEIERENPITTKAMATFVANILNGNRYYPFMVQFIMGGFTSQSPRLYSMDAVGAVAEYDDFTVTGSGSEFAIGVFDTQYKSTLKKEDAIKLAVQAVMASKKRDVMSGGNSISVMVIDTKGIQELDRKDVDKIIASYQ; this is encoded by the coding sequence CGGTGGGTGTTAAAGTAAAAGATGCCGTTGTTCTGGCCGCGGACATGAAAGCCACAATGGGTTTCTTCGCGGGGGAATTGGAAGCCAAAAAAGTATTCAAGCTCACCGACCAAATAGGGGTTACCATTGCGGGGGGCATGGGAGACGCCCAAACACTCGTAAGGTATTTGCGATCGCAGGCCAAGCTGTTTGAAATAGAAAGGGAAAATCCCATTACCACGAAGGCCATGGCCACGTTCGTGGCGAATATATTAAACGGAAACCGATATTATCCATTCATGGTTCAGTTCATCATGGGCGGGTTTACCAGCCAATCCCCCCGACTCTATTCCATGGATGCGGTGGGGGCTGTGGCCGAATATGACGATTTCACCGTCACCGGATCGGGAAGCGAATTCGCCATAGGCGTTTTTGACACGCAGTACAAGAGTACCCTCAAGAAAGAGGATGCCATCAAATTGGCCGTTCAGGCGGTTATGGCGAGCAAGAAACGCGATGTCATGTCCGGGGGGAATAGTATCTCCGTCATGGTCATTGACACCAAAGGAATTCAGGAACTGGACCGAAAGGATGTGGACAAGATCATCGCCTCTTACCAATAA
- a CDS encoding DUF4013 domain-containing protein, translating into MIHFVEAVKRPLKTNPVTVMLGVLFSTFIPLQAFVHGLGIEAARRTLRSQDTMPHFDDFVDAFLTGLMVFVVTVLYFLPAMLLLVGGIAVSFPFLVSIVSQILLYPFASLQSLMTLLLGSPVVGGLVVLLGFLAAIMLPVGLQFFAHDKRVGSAFQFSKILPVIVSPHYWITWLLMAAYGLVLLGLVTILSAPGFSIISLILAGIAWYMWWMTWYTMMGESVREAEGWHARSRATHTTSFKRKFKRKR; encoded by the coding sequence ATGATTCATTTCGTGGAGGCTGTCAAACGGCCATTGAAGACTAATCCAGTGACCGTGATGCTGGGGGTTTTGTTCTCTACTTTTATTCCCCTCCAGGCATTCGTGCATGGATTGGGTATTGAAGCGGCACGGCGGACCTTGCGCAGCCAGGACACCATGCCCCATTTCGATGATTTCGTAGACGCCTTCCTTACAGGGCTAATGGTGTTCGTGGTCACCGTCCTCTATTTCCTCCCCGCCATGCTACTCTTGGTGGGTGGGATTGCGGTATCTTTTCCTTTTCTCGTGAGCATCGTCTCGCAGATATTATTGTATCCGTTTGCGTCCCTCCAGAGTTTGATGACATTGCTCCTCGGGAGCCCAGTGGTGGGGGGCCTCGTGGTTCTTCTCGGATTCCTGGCCGCCATCATGCTCCCGGTGGGATTGCAATTTTTTGCTCATGACAAGCGCGTGGGGAGCGCGTTCCAATTCTCCAAGATTCTACCGGTTATCGTGAGCCCGCACTATTGGATCACCTGGCTCCTCATGGCCGCCTATGGATTGGTGCTGTTGGGATTAGTGACTATTCTCTCTGCCCCCGGTTTCAGTATCATCTCCCTAATCCTGGCAGGCATCGCCTGGTACATGTGGTGGATGACCTGGTACACCATGATGGGGGAATCCGTCAGGGAAGCGGAAGGGTGGCATGCCCGTTCTCGTGCGACGCATACAACAAGTTTCAAGCGAAAGTTTAAGCGAAAACGATAA
- a CDS encoding beta-CASP ribonuclease aCPSF1 has protein sequence MDMKTIEKHIKDALPKTCQVTSIDFEGPEIILYTKKPEAFFGGTTNFVAKIAFELKKKITIRSDKSLLQDPTDAKRAIQGLVPVEAGVKNITFVDPFHQVVIEADKPGLVIGKGGETSKRIILQTGWTPKIIRAPSSDSEFLTGIRYHLHKHAAERKKILQETAKRIYRDTSSKHDWVRLTGLGAFREIGRSCMLVDTPITKVLIDCGINPSQGGDPYPYLDALYFPLTELDAVIISHAHMDHQGFLPYLFRMGYRGPVYCTEPTRDIMGLLQFDYIDLVAREGKDPPYTEKDVKEELKHVITRDYREVTDISPDMRMTFHNAAHILGSASVHLHVGDGLHNLVYSADMKYGYTRLFDTLDLHYPRVETLILESTYGGENDVQPSREDEDKKLLRLIQETLGKGGNMLIPVFAVGRGQEVMLVIEDFYRKGLLPEAKVYVDGLTKEASAIHTAYPEYLRQNIQRRILTNDSPFTSPLFANATFKERDEILAKGNAIILASSGMLNGGASLDYFHRMAEDEKNALTFTGYQGMGSLGSKIQQGIRTIPITDEKGKTKELQIRMRVESLDGYSGHSDRRQLENYIRNLNPKPKRIIVDHGNKIKTVAFAKFISQKYGISSTAIRNLDTIRLR, from the coding sequence ATGGACATGAAAACCATCGAGAAGCACATCAAGGATGCCCTGCCCAAGACCTGCCAGGTTACCTCTATTGATTTTGAAGGGCCAGAAATCATTCTCTACACCAAAAAACCGGAAGCCTTCTTCGGGGGCACCACCAATTTCGTGGCCAAGATCGCTTTCGAGCTGAAGAAGAAAATTACCATTCGCTCTGACAAAAGCCTCTTGCAGGATCCTACTGACGCTAAACGCGCCATCCAGGGGTTAGTACCTGTCGAAGCCGGAGTCAAAAACATCACCTTCGTGGATCCTTTTCATCAAGTGGTCATCGAAGCCGACAAACCGGGGCTTGTGATTGGAAAAGGGGGGGAAACCAGCAAGCGCATCATCCTCCAGACGGGGTGGACCCCCAAAATTATCCGCGCTCCCTCCTCGGACTCCGAATTCCTCACGGGGATTCGATATCATTTACACAAGCACGCCGCCGAACGAAAGAAAATTCTCCAAGAGACGGCCAAACGCATCTACCGCGATACCTCATCCAAACATGATTGGGTCCGGCTCACCGGGTTAGGGGCATTCAGGGAAATAGGCCGGAGCTGCATGCTCGTGGACACTCCCATCACTAAAGTGCTCATCGACTGCGGCATCAACCCTTCCCAGGGGGGCGATCCTTATCCCTACCTGGACGCCCTTTATTTCCCTCTCACTGAATTGGATGCGGTCATTATTTCCCATGCGCACATGGACCATCAGGGGTTTTTGCCTTATCTGTTCCGCATGGGGTACCGGGGACCGGTGTACTGCACCGAGCCCACGCGGGATATCATGGGGTTGCTCCAATTTGACTATATTGACCTGGTAGCCAGGGAGGGAAAAGACCCCCCCTACACGGAAAAGGATGTGAAGGAGGAATTGAAGCATGTCATCACCCGGGACTACCGGGAAGTCACTGACATTTCCCCTGATATGCGGATGACCTTCCATAACGCCGCCCACATCTTGGGATCGGCCTCCGTGCACCTGCATGTGGGGGATGGGCTCCATAACCTCGTGTACAGCGCGGACATGAAATATGGGTATACGCGTCTCTTCGACACCCTTGATTTACACTATCCGCGCGTGGAAACACTCATTCTCGAATCCACCTATGGAGGGGAAAATGACGTCCAACCCTCCCGGGAGGACGAGGATAAGAAGCTGTTACGCCTCATCCAGGAAACATTAGGGAAAGGAGGCAACATGCTCATCCCGGTATTTGCCGTGGGGCGGGGACAGGAGGTCATGCTGGTCATCGAAGACTTTTATCGAAAAGGGTTACTTCCGGAGGCCAAGGTGTACGTGGATGGACTCACTAAAGAAGCCAGTGCCATCCACACCGCGTACCCGGAATACCTTCGCCAGAACATCCAGCGCCGAATATTAACGAATGATTCGCCCTTCACCAGTCCCTTATTCGCCAACGCCACCTTCAAGGAGCGGGATGAGATATTGGCGAAAGGAAACGCCATCATCCTGGCCTCCTCGGGGATGCTCAATGGGGGGGCGAGTTTGGACTATTTCCATCGTATGGCTGAGGATGAAAAAAACGCCCTCACCTTCACTGGGTATCAAGGGATGGGGAGTTTAGGAAGCAAGATCCAGCAGGGCATCCGCACCATTCCCATTACGGATGAGAAAGGGAAGACTAAGGAGCTCCAAATCAGGATGCGCGTGGAGAGCCTTGATGGATATTCAGGGCACAGCGATCGAAGACAACTGGAAAACTACATCCGGAATCTCAATCCCAAACCCAAGCGTATCATCGTTGACCATGGAAACAAGATCAAAACAGTCGCTTTCGCCAAATTCATCTCCCAGAAATATGGGATTTCCTCCACGGCCATTCGTAATTTGGACACTATCCGCCTGCGCTAA
- a CDS encoding NUDIX domain-containing protein — protein sequence MSSLYPSPTRPIIYGSGFLQECRMKPSAPREPHPGKSCGAIVFRGKKVLLLRSTYSHNWGSPQGRMERGENEEQTARREVFEETGLKNIRFLPGFRHVNRYTMYRAGKAIPREVIFFLAESKEGEAIISHEHDAIEWVTLEAAYARVKFRTFKSILRAAARVIHPEALPRMPDPKK from the coding sequence ATGTCATCCTTATACCCCTCCCCCACCCGTCCCATTATTTATGGTTCGGGATTCCTTCAGGAGTGTCGGATGAAACCCTCTGCCCCCCGCGAACCCCACCCCGGGAAATCCTGCGGAGCCATTGTGTTCCGGGGGAAAAAGGTGTTGCTGCTGCGCTCAACCTATTCCCACAATTGGGGATCCCCCCAAGGACGGATGGAACGGGGAGAGAATGAAGAGCAGACCGCGCGACGCGAGGTATTCGAAGAAACGGGGTTGAAAAATATTCGTTTCCTCCCAGGATTCCGGCACGTAAATAGGTATACGATGTACCGCGCCGGAAAGGCCATCCCGCGAGAGGTCATATTTTTTCTCGCTGAAAGCAAGGAAGGAGAGGCCATAATCTCCCACGAACACGACGCCATCGAATGGGTGACATTGGAAGCGGCCTACGCCCGCGTCAAATTCCGCACATTCAAATCCATTCTCCGCGCCGCCGCCCGGGTCATTCACCCTGAAGCCCTGCCCCGGATGCCCGACCCTAAAAAATAG
- a CDS encoding TRAM domain-containing protein: MDEENGMDFDRPRRNFGPVPVKEGDIYDVVIEGIGEKGDGIAKVQGFVIVVPNTQQGQHVKVRVTAVRGKVSFGEVIETNDEPAPEATEAAASDE; this comes from the coding sequence ATGGATGAAGAGAATGGAATGGATTTCGATCGACCCCGCCGGAACTTCGGCCCGGTCCCCGTGAAAGAAGGCGACATCTATGATGTGGTCATCGAAGGCATCGGCGAGAAAGGGGATGGCATCGCCAAGGTCCAAGGATTCGTCATCGTGGTTCCCAACACCCAGCAAGGACAGCACGTTAAGGTGCGCGTCACCGCGGTGCGGGGAAAGGTGAGCTTTGGGGAAGTCATCGAAACCAATGACGAACCAGCGCCAGAAGCCACCGAAGCGGCGGCATCGGACGAATAA